In the Klebsiella aerogenes KCTC 2190 genome, one interval contains:
- a CDS encoding MarR family winged helix-turn-helix transcriptional regulator → MQDAHNNYDITDFHGALLDIISVMNQPLRDEQILQAAGVQLEQMLFPLLVAVGRYGPVGVVELADHLGRDYTTVSRQVKKLEAQGLACKQANAKDRRISEVTLSEKGQRMIDAIAVARRRLMNQVLAGWSEDEVLALFRLTRKYANSLQRK, encoded by the coding sequence ATGCAAGATGCACATAATAATTACGACATCACCGACTTTCACGGCGCGCTGTTAGATATCATCAGCGTGATGAATCAACCGCTGCGCGATGAGCAGATATTACAGGCGGCAGGGGTACAGCTTGAACAGATGCTCTTCCCACTACTGGTGGCGGTAGGGCGCTATGGCCCGGTGGGGGTAGTTGAGCTGGCGGATCATTTAGGCCGCGATTACACCACCGTCAGCCGGCAGGTGAAAAAGCTCGAGGCTCAGGGCCTTGCCTGCAAGCAGGCCAATGCCAAAGACCGGCGGATTAGCGAGGTGACGCTTAGCGAAAAGGGGCAGCGGATGATCGACGCTATTGCCGTTGCGCGGCGGCGGTTAATGAATCAGGTGCTGGCTGGATGGTCAGAAGATGAGGTGCTGGCGCTGTTTCGCTTAACGCGAAAATACGCCAACAGCCTGCAGCGGAAATAG
- a CDS encoding quinone oxidoreductase family protein: protein MKAAVVFDLSEGPIWADFSEPQPAAGHTLIDVRAAAISHVVKGRASGRHYSFDGTLPFVVGIDGVGMTSDGQRVYFAFPSAPFGSMAQRAPVALQNCLPLPDALDDISAAAMANPGMSAWAALVKRAQFQAGETVLINGATGSAGQLAVQIARYLGAKKIIATGRNAQALTALAADECINLTADEQTLNAQFATASAGQIDVVVDYLWGRSAELLLPILAKYTPGDKPVRYVQVGSLAGADIRLNGAVLRAAPLQLMGSGIGSLSMPQLLAATGEMLQAAVPGHFTIATTPLPLRDVAAAWPRDNSQKRTVFTLD, encoded by the coding sequence ATGAAAGCCGCCGTGGTATTTGATCTTAGCGAAGGCCCGATATGGGCCGATTTTAGCGAACCGCAGCCTGCAGCCGGACACACGCTGATCGACGTTCGCGCCGCCGCCATTAGCCACGTAGTTAAGGGCCGGGCATCGGGACGTCATTATAGTTTTGACGGCACGCTGCCGTTTGTCGTCGGTATCGATGGCGTCGGTATGACCTCTGACGGCCAGCGCGTCTATTTTGCTTTCCCCAGCGCGCCGTTCGGCAGTATGGCGCAACGCGCGCCGGTCGCGCTGCAGAATTGCCTGCCGCTGCCGGATGCACTTGATGACATCAGCGCCGCGGCCATGGCCAATCCGGGCATGTCTGCCTGGGCTGCGCTTGTCAAACGGGCGCAGTTTCAGGCCGGCGAAACGGTACTGATTAACGGCGCCACCGGCAGCGCCGGGCAGCTGGCGGTGCAGATTGCCCGCTACCTCGGTGCGAAAAAAATCATTGCCACCGGGCGCAATGCGCAAGCGCTGACCGCCCTCGCAGCCGATGAATGCATTAACTTAACGGCCGATGAGCAGACGCTAAATGCGCAGTTTGCCACCGCCAGCGCCGGGCAAATCGATGTGGTTGTGGATTATTTGTGGGGCCGCAGCGCAGAGTTGCTGCTGCCTATACTGGCGAAATATACCCCCGGCGATAAGCCGGTACGTTATGTGCAGGTGGGTTCTCTTGCCGGAGCGGATATCAGATTAAATGGCGCGGTGCTTCGCGCCGCGCCGCTACAGCTCATGGGTAGCGGCATCGGCAGCCTGAGCATGCCACAACTGCTGGCGGCAACCGGGGAGATGCTGCAGGCGGCGGTTCCCGGTCATTTTACCATCGCCACCACGCCGCTACCGCTCCGCGATGTCGCTGCGGCATGGCCGCGTGATAACAGCCAGAAACGCACGGTTTTCACCCTTGATTAA
- a CDS encoding HlyD family secretion protein, with protein MDLLIILSYVALAYGVFKIFRIPVNKWTVPTAVLGGVFIVGALILTMNYNHPYTDRAQKIALSIPIVPQVSGAIVEVTDKTNVLLRKGEVLFRLDDSRYRARLNKLEADLSAAEADIRTRKAALSEAAANVQQMTAEYERARQDYQRYAKGASMPVNPFSEQDVNHAEQQYQAQSAALRAAKAQYQQQFERLSARFNGEDAQIASLKSQIAEARYDLEQTVFRAPSDGYVTQVLARPGTTAVRLPFKPVMIFIPQQKRQVVAVFRQNAILRLEQGDEAEVVFNGLPGQVYAGKVTKVLPTIPDGSYQASGALQGLSATPGREGVYVMIDLAASRDLAHLPDGVSAQAAVYTDHFAHVSVMRKVLLRMTSWLHYLYLDH; from the coding sequence ATGGATTTACTCATTATTCTGAGCTATGTGGCATTGGCCTATGGCGTATTTAAAATTTTCCGTATCCCGGTTAATAAATGGACGGTGCCAACGGCAGTCCTTGGCGGCGTGTTTATTGTCGGCGCGCTAATTCTGACCATGAATTATAATCACCCGTATACCGACCGCGCGCAAAAAATAGCATTGTCGATTCCGATTGTGCCGCAGGTGTCGGGGGCCATCGTAGAAGTTACCGATAAAACGAATGTGTTATTACGCAAAGGCGAGGTGCTGTTTCGTCTTGATGATAGCCGTTATCGTGCGCGACTGAATAAACTGGAGGCGGATCTTAGTGCCGCCGAAGCGGATATCAGAACCCGGAAAGCGGCATTAAGTGAAGCCGCCGCCAACGTCCAGCAGATGACGGCGGAATATGAACGCGCCCGTCAGGATTATCAGCGCTATGCGAAAGGCGCGTCGATGCCGGTAAATCCTTTTTCCGAGCAGGATGTGAATCACGCCGAGCAGCAATATCAAGCGCAATCTGCGGCCCTGCGGGCGGCTAAAGCCCAGTATCAACAGCAGTTCGAAAGACTTTCGGCGCGTTTCAATGGCGAGGATGCGCAAATCGCCAGCCTGAAATCGCAGATTGCCGAGGCGCGTTATGACCTTGAACAGACGGTATTCCGCGCGCCCAGCGATGGTTATGTCACTCAGGTGCTGGCGCGTCCGGGAACCACGGCAGTTCGTCTGCCGTTCAAACCGGTGATGATTTTTATTCCGCAGCAGAAACGCCAGGTGGTGGCGGTATTTCGCCAGAACGCCATCCTGCGCCTGGAGCAGGGGGACGAGGCAGAGGTTGTGTTTAATGGCTTACCGGGGCAGGTGTATGCCGGCAAGGTCACAAAGGTACTGCCAACCATTCCCGACGGCAGTTACCAGGCGAGCGGCGCATTACAGGGTTTAAGCGCCACGCCTGGTCGGGAAGGGGTTTATGTGATGATTGACCTGGCGGCGAGCCGCGATCTTGCCCATTTACCGGATGGGGTCAGTGCCCAGGCGGCGGTGTATACCGACCATTTTGCCCACGTGTCGGTGATGCGTAAGGTGCTGTTACGGATGACCAGCTGGTTGCATTATCTGTATCTCGACCACTAA